Sequence from the Gloeocapsopsis dulcis genome:
GTCCGCAAAGCACCAAAAGCTAAGATATCGCTCATCGCTAGAATTGCAGTTGGTCTAGGATGGCGTTGCAACAAAGTCATTGCGACTTCACGCGCATGATTCTCGTCATTGCGACACTCGTAAATCGGAACTTGGCTAAAATCAATACCAGCCTCCTCTATAGCATCTTGGTAGCCTTGCAGCCGTAGCTTAGTAATTTGGTGGGTAGCTTGTTCGATTCTTTGAGCATCAACTAAACCAACATACAAGTCAGATAGCAACTCCATCGCAATAATGGCGATTTGCTTGTGGTGCAGACTTAATAAATGCATTGCGGCTTTTCTTGCAGCTTGGCGATCGTCAATGCCAACGCCAGGTACATCTTTTAAAGAAGGCTGATCCACGGCGACAACTGGTAGTTGACGTTCTAAGACTCTTATGAGTGCTTCGCTGTCATCGGGCAAATTGTAAATAATGAACCCGTCTACAGTCGCTTGCTCAATTGTCTTTTGTGCAGCATTACTTTCGAGTGTTGGCACAATTAGTAAACTCGCTTTCACCCGTTCGCAAACTCTTGATACTCCTCTTAAAAAAGCGATCGCAGCTAAGTCATTGAACGCATACGGCAGCGATTCGCCAAATACTAAGCCAATTGCGCCTGTTTGTCCTGTCCGCAGCATCCGCGCCATCGGGTTAGGACCTGGATAGCCCATTTCTTTTGCTGCCTCTAGAATCCTATCGCGCAGTTCTGGTGAAAGTTGATCTGGTCGATTGAAAGCATTTGATACGGTTGTCCGCGAAACTCCGACAGCTTGAGCAATATCCTGAAGTTTGATGGACTTTCTTGCTTTGTCGTGTTCCATGGATTTTTTGAGCTACCATTCCTCATTTTGCCTGTAATTGAAACACACTTTTACTTGATCGATCAAGAAAGCTTGTTACAATGGTTAACGTAAGCCTTCTGAATCGATTCAGAAATACAGTTAATAACTTAGTGAGGATGTATGAACTACCAACAGTGGAGCAATTACGATAAACTCGAATTTCGAGTAACATCCCAGCCACAGCCTGGATCTCAATCTTCCAAGCAAATTCAAATATCTTCTCTCAATCGCGTAGGGCATTACTTTGCACAGTGGTTTGCGTTGAGAAATGAACCTCAAGTTCGGGAGATAGTGGCTGATGGCAGAATGCAGTGGAGAGTTTACGACCCCGAAAGCGATCGCACATTGCAACTAAATTCACCACAAGAAGTTTCCATGTGGTTAGAGGAACGCTACTACAATCGCGCACATAATAGTATTTGGGATTGAGAAAATCGCACTCAGACAATTGTATGATCCAGTTCACTTCCTAGCTGATGAAATAGCCTTGCTAGCACTGTGTTAGAAAACAAAAATCCTTCGGGATCAGTAAGCCGTATTTGATCAGTTCCCACAAGTTCCACCCAACCTTGTTGATAGTAGGGTTGTAAACACTGCCAAATTTTTGCCCCTGTCTCCACACCAAATTGTTGCGCTAGCGGGGAAAGATTGATACCGTCACTTAAGCGTAACCCTAACATGAGTGTTTCTAACAAAACCTCATGGGAAGATGTCTGTGGGCAATTAAATATGCCATTAGCAGCAATGTAATCTTTCACCCACTGATAATATTCCTGTGTCTTACGCGGACGAGTGAATCGTTGTTGTTGGACATAACTGGTAGCACCCATGCCAAAGCCGTAATATGGTTGATTCCGCCAATAAACGCGGTTATGACGACACTGATGCTGGGGATGAGCGTAGTTAGAGATTTCGTAGTGTTCATACTCTGCAGATGTTAAAACTTGTTGCGCCATACGGTACATCTGTGCGGTCGTTTCATCAGTTGGTAAGGGCTGTTCTCCAGCTTGGTAGTAACGATTAAAAGCTGTACCTGGTTCGATCTGCAGGTCGTAAATTGAAATATGATTGGGGGCGATCGCTACAACTCGATCTAAACTATCTTGCCACTGTGCTAACGTTTGATGCGGTAAACCAGAAATCAAATCGAGGCTAAATGAAGGGACTTTGACAGTCCGCACAATTTCGATTGCGGTGTAGATATCTTCAACAGTGTGCGATCGCCCGCACATCTTTAATAATTCTGGTTGAAATGCTTGAACGCCAAGACTGACTCGACTCACTCCCGCAAGACAGTAACCTTGTAACTGTTCTAAGGTAAACGTACCTGGGTCAATTTCTATAGAAATCTCAGCATCGGTAGCGATCCCAAATTGTCGCTTGAGAGTATCAACAACGTGTTGCAGTTGACTGACAGATAATAATGAAGGAGTTCCACCACCAAAGAAAATAGTTTTAAGTGGTTCACCTGCTGCGTTTGTGTTAGCAATTTCTTGACACAACACTTCTACATAATGCGAAATTGTGCCAGAGTTTTCGCCATGCAGGCGATCGCCCACAACAGATATCGGAAAGTCACAGTAATAACATCGCCTTCTACAAAAAGGAATATGTATATAGGCGGAGGTTGGTAGACTGTAATTAGTTATATTCGTGTTCAAATTGAACTTAGCTAACACTAGCTTTTTTACCAAACTTAAAATAATAATGAATAAGTGTAAACTCTTTCTCTAAAAAATAAATATTTTTTGTAGATTCTGATCAGATAATGATTGATTCAATTTTCATTTTACTGTCTGAAGTTGCGGAGATGCCAATATCTTGAAGCAGTGAATAGGCATGAAATCAAGATTTGAGAAGGACAATTAGAATTCAAGAATCAAAATGTGATTATTGTATCAATATCAATCTGAGAAACAACTACAGAAGATAATAATTTATAAAAGTCATACTACTAAAGCTGTGCTAGCTTACAGAATATTGTTGTTTTAAGGAACCTAACAAATGAATATTGAAGTGCTA
This genomic interval carries:
- a CDS encoding LacI family DNA-binding transcriptional regulator; protein product: MEHDKARKSIKLQDIAQAVGVSRTTVSNAFNRPDQLSPELRDRILEAAKEMGYPGPNPMARMLRTGQTGAIGLVFGESLPYAFNDLAAIAFLRGVSRVCERVKASLLIVPTLESNAAQKTIEQATVDGFIIYNLPDDSEALIRVLERQLPVVAVDQPSLKDVPGVGIDDRQAARKAAMHLLSLHHKQIAIIAMELLSDLYVGLVDAQRIEQATHQITKLRLQGYQDAIEEAGIDFSQVPIYECRNDENHAREVAMTLLQRHPRPTAILAMSDILAFGALRTAQQLGLKVPEDLSIVGFDDIPLAWQIRPRLTTVQQPLIEKGVLAAELLLSKSVTKTSKVLGTRLVVRESSGIACDGHFQDANV
- the hemW gene encoding radical SAM family heme chaperone HemW, translated to MNTNITNYSLPTSAYIHIPFCRRRCYYCDFPISVVGDRLHGENSGTISHYVEVLCQEIANTNAAGEPLKTIFFGGGTPSLLSVSQLQHVVDTLKRQFGIATDAEISIEIDPGTFTLEQLQGYCLAGVSRVSLGVQAFQPELLKMCGRSHTVEDIYTAIEIVRTVKVPSFSLDLISGLPHQTLAQWQDSLDRVVAIAPNHISIYDLQIEPGTAFNRYYQAGEQPLPTDETTAQMYRMAQQVLTSAEYEHYEISNYAHPQHQCRHNRVYWRNQPYYGFGMGATSYVQQQRFTRPRKTQEYYQWVKDYIAANGIFNCPQTSSHEVLLETLMLGLRLSDGINLSPLAQQFGVETGAKIWQCLQPYYQQGWVELVGTDQIRLTDPEGFLFSNTVLARLFHQLGSELDHTIV